In Haloarcula halophila, a single window of DNA contains:
- a CDS encoding DUF7521 family protein translates to MIPTTTSTVLLVVVTAVTLVVGGSIARLAYRAARRTDSEPLRLFSYGFGSIAVGLAASGFVSLVTTWSTGEVLIVQGVFVLIGLAFLVRSLYVGGQNPTST, encoded by the coding sequence ATGATCCCTACGACTACCTCGACGGTGTTGCTCGTCGTCGTGACCGCCGTGACGCTGGTCGTCGGCGGCAGCATCGCACGTCTGGCGTATCGCGCGGCGCGTCGGACCGATTCGGAGCCGCTCAGGCTGTTCAGCTACGGGTTCGGTAGCATCGCCGTCGGGCTGGCGGCGAGCGGTTTCGTCTCGCTCGTGACGACCTGGTCGACTGGCGAGGTCCTCATCGTCCAGGGAGTCTTCGTGCTGATCGGACTCGCTTTCCTGGTGCGCTCGCTGTACGTCGGGGGACAGAACCCGACGAGCACGTGA